A stretch of the Egicoccus sp. AB-alg2 genome encodes the following:
- a CDS encoding sulfotransferase — translation MQPGPVFVAGQERSGTSLLYALLASHPNLAMTRRTNLWRYFYGQYGDLADPANLERCLTMLLRYRRIAVLDVDGERLRSDFLRGEATYARLFWLVEQQVADRLGKPRWGDKSLDTERFADPIMAAYRGARILHMIRDPRDRYASVLVRWKSRRGDVGAGTAAWLASVALGERHQRRYPAQYRIVRYETLVQAPERTLREICDFIGEPYRDGMLGMAGASRFRDDGGNSSYGPRTVGVISADSIGRYREVLSPRQIAFIDRVAAAPMARMGYLPEPLRLTPHDRLRFSVADRPVNTGALLAWRARAAYVGRTGQKLPAYRLLPEAGAR, via the coding sequence ATGCAGCCGGGCCCCGTGTTCGTCGCCGGGCAGGAACGCAGCGGCACCAGCCTGCTGTACGCGCTGCTGGCCTCCCACCCGAACCTGGCGATGACCCGGCGCACCAACCTCTGGCGCTACTTCTACGGGCAGTACGGCGATCTCGCCGACCCGGCCAACCTCGAGCGCTGTCTGACGATGCTGCTGCGCTACCGCCGCATCGCGGTGCTGGACGTCGACGGCGAGCGTCTGCGCAGCGACTTCCTGCGCGGCGAGGCGACCTACGCCCGGCTGTTCTGGCTCGTCGAGCAGCAGGTGGCCGATCGACTGGGCAAGCCGCGCTGGGGCGACAAGTCGCTGGACACCGAGCGGTTCGCCGATCCGATCATGGCCGCCTATCGCGGAGCCCGGATCCTGCACATGATCCGCGACCCGCGCGACCGCTACGCCTCGGTGCTGGTGCGCTGGAAGTCCCGCCGCGGCGACGTCGGTGCCGGGACCGCGGCGTGGCTCGCGTCGGTGGCGCTCGGCGAGCGACACCAGCGGCGCTACCCGGCGCAGTACCGCATCGTCCGGTACGAGACGCTGGTGCAGGCCCCCGAGCGGACGCTGCGCGAGATCTGCGACTTCATCGGCGAGCCCTACCGCGACGGCATGCTCGGCATGGCGGGCGCGAGCCGCTTCCGCGACGACGGCGGCAACAGCTCGTACGGGCCGCGGACGGTCGGGGTGATCTCGGCCGACTCCATCGGCAGGTATCGCGAGGTGCTGAGCCCCCGCCAGATCGCGTTCATCGACCGCGTCGCCGCGGCGCCGATGGCGCGGATGGGGTATCTGCCCGAGCCGTTGCGGTTGACGCCGCATGACCGGCTGCGCTTCTCCGTCGCCGACCGGCCCGTCAACACCGGCGCGCTGCTGGCCTGGCGTGCCCGTGCGGCCTACGTCGGGCGCACCGGCCAGAAGCTGCCCGCCTACCGGCTGCTGCCCGAGGCCGGCGCACGATGA
- a CDS encoding sulfotransferase: MSGPVFLAGLADTGKTPLRLMLSAHPDFVMVRGTRLWERFDGRFGDLTDPGNLERLLAALLADDAVARLRPDPAGLRRAVATDGASYATVLRAVHDQHARSNGRRRWGEQFGMADVAAPRLFEQLPDARIVHLVRDPVSHCRVVAGRGRRRLGAVGRTTARWLRSAQAAIDNVRRFEGRYLVVRFEALRDDRETTLRRVCAFLDAPFAPAMLAVGADGGLRKPEAGPATGSAEARLVTLFAARYLDTLGYPRSQQEV; this comes from the coding sequence GTGAGTGGACCCGTGTTCCTGGCCGGCCTCGCCGACACCGGCAAGACCCCGTTGCGGCTGATGCTGTCCGCGCATCCCGACTTCGTGATGGTGCGGGGCACCCGGCTGTGGGAACGCTTCGACGGCCGGTTCGGTGACCTCACCGATCCGGGGAACCTCGAGCGGCTCCTGGCCGCCCTGCTGGCCGACGACGCCGTCGCGCGCCTGCGCCCCGACCCGGCGGGTCTTCGGCGCGCCGTCGCCACCGACGGCGCGTCGTACGCGACGGTGCTTCGCGCCGTCCACGACCAGCACGCGCGGTCGAACGGCAGGCGCCGCTGGGGCGAGCAGTTCGGCATGGCCGACGTGGCGGCCCCGCGCCTGTTCGAGCAGCTGCCCGACGCCCGCATCGTCCACCTCGTGCGGGACCCGGTGTCCCACTGCCGCGTCGTGGCCGGTCGTGGCCGACGTCGGCTCGGCGCGGTGGGCCGGACCACGGCCCGCTGGTTGCGCTCGGCGCAGGCGGCCATCGACAACGTGCGCCGCTTCGAGGGCCGCTACCTGGTCGTGCGGTTCGAGGCGCTGCGTGACGACCGGGAGACGACGCTGCGCCGTGTCTGCGCCTTCCTGGACGCGCCGTTCGCGCCCGCGATGCTGGCAGTGGGCGCCGACGGAGGGCTGCGAAAGCCGGAGGCGGGGCCCGCCACCGGGTCCGCAGAAGCACGACTCGTCACGTTGTTCGCGGCGCGGTATCTGGACACCCTCGGTTACCCGCGCTCGCAGCAGGAGGTGTGA
- a CDS encoding sulfotransferase, which translates to MSDAAGRSAGPVYVAGLDRSGKTTMSAILSSHPDLAIPGVGSNMWTYFHRRYGDLARPANFERCLAAMLRYKHVRYLEPDPDRIRREFRAGEPSYARLFALFLIHYAQRRGKPRWGAQTGLVERYAHELFAAYPDLRIVHLLRDPRDRYEASLSRWPDGRGRAGGAVARWRYSTSLARRHVADHPGRYLVVRFEDLVREPEATVREVCDFLGLRYLPAMLEMGEAPTLVAKMVAGGGDPQASLFSTTQLGRYRGRVPEAELAFIQRHAGALMQAYGYEADALGWTPAERLRFALVDQPDQLARLAAWRLVEELQQRFPRVVPRRPGNRMLVDEPLPAAVTGGAPADRVAAP; encoded by the coding sequence ATGAGCGACGCCGCCGGGCGGTCGGCCGGCCCGGTCTACGTCGCAGGACTGGACCGCTCGGGCAAGACCACCATGAGCGCGATCCTGTCATCGCACCCGGATCTCGCCATCCCGGGAGTGGGATCCAACATGTGGACCTACTTCCACCGGCGCTACGGCGACCTGGCCCGGCCTGCCAACTTCGAGCGTTGCCTGGCCGCGATGCTGCGCTACAAGCACGTGCGCTACCTCGAGCCGGACCCCGATCGGATCCGGCGCGAGTTCCGGGCCGGCGAGCCCAGCTACGCCCGGCTGTTCGCGCTGTTCCTCATCCACTACGCACAGCGACGGGGCAAGCCGCGGTGGGGTGCCCAGACCGGCCTCGTCGAGCGTTACGCCCACGAACTGTTCGCCGCCTACCCGGACCTGCGCATCGTGCACCTGTTGCGGGACCCGCGGGACCGCTACGAGGCCTCGCTGTCGCGCTGGCCCGACGGGCGCGGACGGGCCGGAGGCGCGGTCGCACGCTGGCGCTACTCGACCAGCCTGGCGCGCCGCCACGTGGCCGACCACCCGGGCCGCTACCTCGTCGTGCGCTTCGAGGACCTGGTGCGGGAACCGGAGGCGACGGTCCGCGAGGTGTGCGACTTCCTCGGCCTGCGTTACCTGCCGGCCATGCTGGAGATGGGCGAGGCGCCGACGTTGGTGGCCAAGATGGTCGCCGGTGGCGGTGACCCGCAGGCGAGCCTGTTCTCCACCACGCAGCTGGGCCGGTACCGCGGTCGGGTTCCGGAGGCCGAGCTCGCCTTCATCCAGCGTCATGCCGGTGCCCTCATGCAGGCGTACGGCTACGAGGCCGACGCCCTCGGATGGACGCCGGCGGAGCGGCTGCGGTTCGCGCTGGTCGACCAACCCGACCAGCTGGCACGACTGGCGGCCTGGCGGTTGGTCGAGGAGCTCCAGCAGCGCTTCCCGCGGGTCGTGCCACGGCGGCCGGGCAACCGGATGCTCGTCGACGAACCGTTGCCCGCGGCGGTGACCGGCGGTGCCCCGGCGGACCGGGTGGCGGCGCCGTGA
- a CDS encoding Gfo/Idh/MocA family protein, producing the protein MSRTRIGAIGCGYWGPNLIRNFIEIPNTRVLGVADLDGGRLAHVRERYPQIGTLTNDYRDLFGLGLDAVVVSTPPETHYDIVRDCLEHGLHVLVEKPLVTRSAEARELIAVAERNERILMVGHTFLYNPAVHALRDLVVHGELGDVLYIDAVRAGLGLFHPRLNVIWDLAPHDISIASFLLGAAPVAVAARGAACLNETVEDVAYLTLTFPGNVLYHVRLSWLDPSKTRRTTVIGSQKMAVYDDVEPLEKLRIYDKRVDSIRRTDTFGEFQFAYHYGNVVIPHIRFEEPLRLECLHFADCVARGARPRTDASNGLVVVETIEAAQRSLANGGASVPVGTAAAPAVENVTPDRGPSPARNEVVNVG; encoded by the coding sequence ATGTCCAGGACCAGGATCGGCGCGATCGGCTGTGGCTACTGGGGCCCCAACCTGATCCGCAACTTCATCGAGATCCCGAACACGCGTGTTCTGGGCGTCGCGGATCTCGACGGCGGGCGACTCGCCCACGTCCGGGAGCGCTACCCGCAGATCGGGACGCTGACCAACGACTACCGGGATCTGTTCGGGCTCGGGTTGGACGCCGTGGTGGTGAGCACCCCGCCCGAGACGCACTACGACATCGTCAGGGACTGCCTCGAGCACGGCCTGCACGTGCTCGTGGAAAAGCCGCTGGTCACCCGCAGCGCCGAGGCACGAGAGCTGATCGCCGTCGCCGAGCGCAACGAGCGCATCCTCATGGTCGGCCACACGTTCCTCTACAACCCCGCCGTGCACGCCCTGCGCGACCTCGTCGTGCACGGCGAGCTCGGGGACGTGCTCTACATCGATGCCGTACGTGCCGGGCTGGGGCTGTTCCATCCGCGCCTCAACGTCATCTGGGACCTGGCGCCGCACGACATCTCCATCGCGTCGTTCCTGCTCGGTGCGGCACCGGTCGCGGTGGCGGCACGCGGGGCCGCCTGCCTCAACGAGACCGTCGAGGACGTCGCCTACCTCACGCTGACGTTCCCCGGCAACGTCCTGTACCACGTCCGGCTGAGCTGGCTCGATCCGTCCAAGACGCGGCGTACGACCGTCATCGGCAGTCAGAAGATGGCGGTCTACGACGACGTCGAGCCGCTGGAGAAGCTGCGTATCTACGACAAGCGGGTCGACTCGATCCGCAGGACCGACACCTTCGGCGAGTTCCAGTTCGCCTACCACTACGGCAACGTCGTGATCCCGCACATCCGGTTCGAGGAGCCGTTGCGGCTGGAGTGCCTCCACTTCGCCGACTGCGTCGCGCGCGGGGCACGTCCGCGTACCGACGCGAGCAACGGGCTGGTCGTCGTGGAGACGATCGAGGCGGCGCAGCGCTCCCTGGCCAACGGCGGCGCGAGCGTCCCGGTCGGAACGGCGGCCGCCCCGGCCGTCGAGAACGTCACACCCGACCGGGGACCGTCCCCGGCGCGTAACGAGGTGGTCAACGTCGGATGA
- a CDS encoding sugar transferase: MTSDAYFAVKRSFDVLVSLVLLVVLAPLLLAIALGVRLESTGPALFRQERLGARRVRTGGGWTWQVRTFTIVKFRTMHTACDEELHRRYMAAYLAGDEAAMAALRPSGGKGDSYKLVGDPRVTRFGRLLRRFSLDELPQILNVLRGDMSLVGPRPPLPYEADLYEEWHFERLASAPGLTGWWQVNGRCETSFEEMVRLDLEYIARRSLWLDLRILARTLPAAFSARGAG, from the coding sequence GTGACCTCAGACGCCTACTTCGCCGTGAAGCGGTCGTTCGACGTCCTGGTGAGCCTCGTGCTCCTGGTGGTGCTCGCGCCGCTGCTGTTGGCCATCGCCCTGGGCGTCCGGTTGGAGAGCACCGGACCCGCACTCTTCCGTCAGGAGCGGCTCGGCGCCCGCCGTGTCCGCACCGGCGGGGGGTGGACCTGGCAGGTCCGCACCTTCACGATCGTCAAGTTCCGCACGATGCACACCGCCTGCGACGAGGAACTGCATCGGCGCTACATGGCGGCCTACCTCGCCGGTGACGAGGCCGCCATGGCGGCCCTGCGTCCGTCCGGCGGCAAGGGCGACTCCTACAAGCTGGTCGGTGACCCGCGCGTGACCCGCTTCGGCCGGTTGCTACGACGGTTCAGCCTCGACGAACTGCCGCAGATCCTCAACGTGCTGCGCGGGGACATGAGCCTGGTCGGCCCGCGGCCACCGTTGCCCTACGAGGCGGACCTGTACGAGGAGTGGCACTTCGAGCGGCTCGCCTCGGCACCGGGTCTGACCGGCTGGTGGCAGGTGAACGGTCGCTGCGAGACCAGCTTCGAGGAGATGGTCCGTCTCGACCTCGAGTACATCGCCCGGCGTTCGCTGTGGCTCGACCTCAGGATCCTCGCGCGGACGCTGCCTGCAGCCTTCTCCGCGCGCGGCGCCGGCTGA